The following is a genomic window from Oncorhynchus kisutch isolate 150728-3 linkage group LG6, Okis_V2, whole genome shotgun sequence.
ATGTCAAACATGACTTAAATAGACGAAGTAATCAGTGACCATGTCCAGAATGTCTCACATTAGTCTATCTAGATGTTTGAATTTGAAGGCTTTATATGACTTGAAAGCTAACACTAACATGTCGAGTAGACACGTGCCTGACATGCTGTTTAGCGCACTGTGTCCTGCCAAGTACACTATCCAGGCCATTTAATTCTAGCAATGGGCCACTGGCGCATAAGCTCAACGCGTAGATGGACCTATCAACTACAATGTCTGGGACTGGAATAATTGTtgaatactatatatatatatctatatctctctcttgaCTCCTGGTTCCTCTTTTTTTCCGGCACTCAAGGCAGGGAAAGTGGTCAAGATGTCCGGAAATCTAGATGTCCTTCAAATGAAGGAGGAGGATGTGCTTAAGTTCTTGGCTGCAGGAACCCATCTGGGAGGAACTAACACAGACTTTCAGATGGAGCACTACACCTACAAGAGAAGGAGTGATGGTGAGTGGTTGGTGGTCCTGAACACCAAAAACACTCTTTGGAACAaaactacttgtagttgtataagCCAGTGGTCAACCCACCCTGGTTGTGGAGGGATACTGTCTATGCAGGCTGCTGTTCTAGCACAAGCATGCCTGATTTGGATTTTTGGGTGggatttctgtatagcactttgatgTCGGCTTATGtctgaagggctttataaatacatttgattgatattcAAGGTCTTGATGAATAGTTTAAATGGATGTCTGTTTCAATGCTGGGCTGTAACAACAAATGCTTCTGTCCCCTTCAGCTCACAGAACTAGAGTTGATCACTGATTCTTTCTCTCACTAGATGGAGCACATTTGGGCAGGGTAAACTGGACACAGATCTGGGTGTACTGACTGCCCCTTGTCCTCAGGTGTGTACATCATCAACCTGAGGAAGACCTGGGAGAAGCTACTGCTGGCAGCCCGTGCCATTGTTGCCATTGAGAACCCAGCTGACGTCTGCGTCATCTCTTCCAGGAACACTGGACAGGTACAGCTCCAACTAGCAGCGTAGTGGACATGGTGAATAATTAATGGAACTGAATACTTGCCATATGTGTTTACCCATCAATTAGACATGTTTCTGTAGATGTGGCTGCATGCGTGCACACGAAGCCTTGCACCGATGTCTGTGTGCAGGTGTCGGAAGTTTGCTAGATGATTGGGCCCGGTGTACGTCAACAAATCAAATAAGGTTATCTGTCATGtgagccgaatacaaccggttcattaggccttacagtgaaatgcttgcttagaggccctaaccaacagtgcaatttaagtaaaaaataggtgCACAATAAATAAGGTAAGGAActaaaaagacagtgaataataacagtagcgaggctatatacaggcactggttagtcgtgctaattgaggtagtaggtatggttaaagtgaagATGCATATAAACTTAACATGCGTACAATGTTTGTATGAACAttagattcaacaactgagacctaaactgaacaggttccacagacatgtgactaacaaatggaataatgtgtccctgaacaaaggggtggggggtctaaagtaacagtcagtatctggtgtggccaccagctgcattaagtaccgcagtgcatctcctcatggactacaccagattttccagttcttgctgtgagatgctaccccactcttccaccaaggcctCTGCAAgatcctggacatttctggggggaatgaccTTAGCCCCCAACTTCcaatccaacaggttccagatgtgctcaatggggttgagatccaggctctttgctggccatggcagaacactgacattactgctcgttctgtgcgtgatttcctgcaagacaggatggctggtggcattgtcatgctggagggtcatgtcaggatgagcctgcaggaagggtaccacatgagggaggaggatgtcttccctgtaacgcacagcattgagattgtctgcaatgatgacaagctcagtccgatgatgctgtgacacactgccccagacaatgacggaccctccacctccaaatcgatcccgcactctttgccagtcctgtctggtccagcgacggtgggtttgtgcccataggcgacgtcgTTGCCGTTGATGTCTGGTGAggccctgccttacaacaggcctacaagccctcagtccagcctctctcagcctattgtggacagtctgagcactgatggagggattgtgtgttcttggtttaactcgggcagttgttgctaTCCTGTACCTGCCCCGCAGGTGGGATGcacagatcctgtgcaggtgttacacatggtctgccactgcgaggatgatcagctgtccgtgcGGTCTCGGGTGTCTCTCAGTACggccattgcaatttattgccttggccacatctgcagtcctcatgcctccttgcagcatgcttaaggcatgttcacgcagggaccctgggcatctttcttttggcgtttttttgttgttgtcagaaTGGCCTCTAAGTGTcccaagttttcataactgaccttaattgcctaatgtctgtaaactgttagtgtcttaatgaccgctCTACAGgggcatgttcattaattgtttatggttcattgaacaagcatgggaaacattgAAAAAGCGATGTTTCTTTTTTGATGAGTTTATGATAAACAGTAGTGTAAGCGGGGTTGGTGGGTGGCTGGAAaaaatgcagatagtccgggtagccaatgtgtgggggcaccggttggtcgggttagttgaggtagtatgtacatgtcggTATggtttaaagtgactatgcatatatgataaacggagtagcagcagtgtgaaagAGGGGTTCGGCAGGAGGATTGCAAATAGTCTAGGTAACCATTTACCTAGACTATTcctgttcatgagtcttatggctttggggttaAAAGCTGTTGAAGCCTTTTGTTCCTATAGTTGGTGCTCAGGTACCGCTTGTGGTAGTGAACAGTGACTGGGGTAggtggggtctttgacaatttttggggccttcctctgacaccacctggtatagaggtcctggatggcaggaagcttggccccagtgatttactgggccgtacgcacttccctctgtagtgccttgtggtcggaggccgagcagttgccgtaccaggcagtgactcAACCAGtcagcaggatgctctcgatgtaaCATTGGTAGGGCTTCCGCACAATGATTTTCGTTTGATAGTTACCTGAGCTGTTTCAATTCTGCATGCTGTCTCGTGCTACTTGCCTTTAGATTCCAAGGGCAGTGATGGGTGTTACACATGCTGTCTGCAGCTTGGTCGCTAATAACCTTTCATATACATTTTTGTAGAGAGCTGTGCTGAAGTTTGCCTCGGCCACTGGTGCCACCACCTTCCACGGTCGTTTCACCCCCGGAACCTTCACCAATCAGATCCAGGCTGCCTTCAGGGAGCCCCGCCTCCTAATTGTAACGGACCCTCGTGCTGACCACCAGCCCCTGACTGAAGCCTCTTACGTCAACATCCCCACCATTGCCCTGTGCAACACTGACTCCCCACTCAGATATGTCGACATCGCCATCCCCTGCAACAACAAGGTTAGACTGCTTTGCCCTCATACACTTAACACCTACGTGAGTTTACTGGTTGTTTGTCTTGCACACCGTTAGAGCCCGGCGCAGTCCTGTCAGTGCGGTGCTGGGTGTAGGATGTGTGCTACagaaacgcagtgcctcttttctCCCCTTGCTCCATCCGTGTGTAAGAGGGAGGGGAATTTGGTATAGGCCTTGCTACATATTTCTGTAAAAGACAGGTGTTCTAGGGTGTTCTAGTCTCACTGGTGCAGTTGGTCATGGTCTGAACTGTGCTCCAGGGTCACCACTCTGTAGGTCTGATGTGGTGGATGCTGTCCAGGGAGGTGCTGAGGATGCGGGGCACCATCTCCAGGGAGCACCCCTGGGAGGTCATGCCTGATCTCTATTTCTACAGGGACCCTGAGGAGGTAAGAAGCAGGCCTTTTAGACACCTACGTAAACCATTATACACCAAATTTACTAGTAGGGCAAGCTTACCTTTTCAACAGTAATGGATCTTGTATGTTCTGTTTGTGTTAGCCTGACAATTCATTGTTTTCCCTGGCAGATTGAGAAGGAGGAGCAGGCTGAGGCTGAGAAAGCTATTGGAAAGGAGGAGTTCCAGGGAGAGTGGACTGCTCCAGCAGCTGAGTTCACCCAGCCTGAGGTGGCTGACTGGTCTGAGGGAGTGGCTGTACCCTCAGTCCCCATCCAGCAGTTCTCTGCGGGTAAGGATAGTGAAGATGTGGTTTCTGGTTCTACTATGCTGTGACTTGGTTTTAGGTTCTTGATTGATGCACTTGGCAGCATTTTCAAAGTCTAATTGAGTTGGATGTAAATGACTCTTGGTACGTCAGGACCTATCAAATGTGTTTGTCTGAAAGGTCTCATGTTTAATTGTAATCCTAATTGAGTTTCCGCTTGACTTTCAGCTGCTGCTCTTGCCAAGCCAGCTGCTGAGGGGTTCACTGGTGAGTGTTGTGAGCTTAACATCAGCCTCTCTAATTGATTCGCCATAATTGTCATCATTAGGCTTGCTTGATTAACCTACTCAAATATATCAAATTAGTGATTGTTGGTCATGTATTTGCACATCTTTAACATTTTCTCTCTTGCAGAGGACTGGAGTTCCCAGCCAGCCACTGAGGATTGGTCAGCTGCCCCTACTGCCCAGGTCTCTGAATGGGGTGGGGAGACTGCTACTTGGTCCTAAGCAATGGTGGCCTAATGTTTGACAGTACACTAAATAGCTTTTTTGGTGTACAAACTGACCCCTGACAATTTAAACACTACAGTGTAGTAGGAAAGTGACCTTAACAGCAATACTACATGAATATTAGCACAACTGTTATGCTTACACTTCACATTGAAAGAACTTAGTAACATTTAATTAGACTTGCCATATGTTGAGCCCTCTTAATGCTGACAAAAGGGGTAAAGCTCTTTAATTACACTGTTGGGTGATTTAGCAACTTTGGGCACTTTGGCCCTGTAAGCGTTCGGAAATTAAAACTTACTGAAACACCATTTACCAGTTGTCTGATTTGTCAAGAAATAATATCTCTGGCTGTGATTGTACTATTCAGGAATATATTTCTCAGACCACTGTAGACAAATGTAATTTCCATGACCATTAAACATCAATTTTAGTTGCAaattaaatacaatttaaaatagTTATACATTTGTACATGAACTTGTGTATTAAGTTGTTTTTAGTGTTTTCATAACTCAACATGCCTGAATGTATAAACTTGCCTTTGTGACAGCTGAAAACGATGAGAAATAAGATATTTCTGCCCAACATTATAATTGATTTTCCGCTCTAAAACAAATTCTACTCAAATACATCATAGGTGAGgtggagatgacatcacactgttaaacaaaggagctgatgggCCATGCTCAACGAAGTAGGCCAGTGTTTTTGAGAGATGGGTCCAGATTGCAGAGGGGTCATTCTCATAGAGCTCAGTGAGCAAAGTAAAGCAGCATCACCAAAGTGAAATGCCTGGATTTCATTGAATTTACACAGGTAATTCTCTGCAATGTCAATATGCACGATCGCCTCTTTCTGCAGTTTAAAATCTCTTGAGTATTGGTGTCATGTTGTACACTTGTTTCCCCAACTTTTGTCAATCCTTTGAAGAAGTTATCCAGTAGTGTAGTGTGCCACCTTTTATTTTACTGACAAATGTACAGGGACTTTTTTTCTTTCCCCCTATCTTTGTTTTCCACTCAAACCACTGTCTTTTCACCAGCATTAAAGGCAGATATTTCATTTGGTTGGCAAAGGGAGCACTCTGTACATGCACTCTTCAG
Proteins encoded in this region:
- the LOC109893429 gene encoding 40S ribosomal protein SA-like — protein: MSGNLDVLQMKEEDVLKFLAAGTHLGGTNTDFQMEHYTYKRRSDGVYIINLRKTWEKLLLAARAIVAIENPADVCVISSRNTGQRAVLKFASATGATTFHGRFTPGTFTNQIQAAFREPRLLIVTDPRADHQPLTEASYVNIPTIALCNTDSPLRYVDIAIPCNNKGHHSVGLMWWMLSREVLRMRGTISREHPWEVMPDLYFYRDPEEIEKEEQAEAEKAIGKEEFQGEWTAPAAEFTQPEVADWSEGVAVPSVPIQQFSAAAALAKPAAEGFTEDWSSQPATEDWSAAPTAQVSEWGGETATWS